The nucleotide sequence cattctccgattttcaatattttgatcagtcgaataagaaaattgcgatttagaaatgtatatacctttcgaagcggtgacaattgctccactcaagcacaaccggaaaatcctctcacggttttcattgcagaaccaaatgttctgcgtgtgtagattaccagccgtgaaaatgcatttaaaatttatatatctagttcctgccatcccttaaaactgttgcaggtgtataggttagtctgtactcagagtaaaatttggggtgtaaatacggccattttagccaaaaggttatgatgaaccttaaagataaataaacaatttcactTTCAAAAGTATAATTACACtcaattatttataataattagatttttttttgtattgctatttGACCTTTAAACATAGTACACATAAACACATATACATGTGAATTCTCAGACAATTGTTTGGGAATTACCAACATACCACATATAGATGATTGCGTGTGTGTCTGACAGGGTAAGACGACCAAACATGATATATTCTATGATTATTGATTTTATAAAGCATCAAAGAGTGTATATAGGAGAAGCAATTTTGTCGTTTCAGATTGATAGgtcctttttgtcgagcctgcaacttttgttgcagaaagctcgacatagggatagtgatccggcggtggcggtggcgttagctcacttcttaaaagctttatattttagaaggtggaagacctggatgcttcatactttgtatatagatgcttcatgttacgaagtttccgtcagtcacatgtccaatgttcttgatctcattttcatggttcagtgaccacttgaaaaaaaagttcaatttttttgtaatgttgaattctctcttattataagtaataggataactatatttgacatgtgcgtaccttgcaaggtcctcgtgtctgtcagacagttttcacttgacctcgacctcatttcatggatcagtgaacaaggttaagttttggtggtcaagtccatatctcagatactataagaaatagggctagtatattcggtgtatggaaggactgtaaggtgtacatgtccaactggcaggtgtcatctgaccttgacctcattttcatggttcagtggttatagttaaatttttgtgttttggtctgtttttctcataccatatgcaataggtcttctatatttgttgtatggaatgattgttaagtgtacatgtctagcgggcagatgtcatgtgaccttgacctcattttcatggttcagtggtcaaagttaagtttttgagttttggtctttttatctaatgctatatgccataggtcaactatatttggtgtatggaaatattttatgatctttatgtcagtcaagcaggttttatttaaccgtgacctcattttcacggttcattgcacagtgttaagtttttgtgttttggtctatttttcttaaactataagtaatgtgtcaactatatatgttgtatagaagcattgttagctgtacctgtctgcctggcatggttcatctgacctggacctctttttcaaggtccattggtctttgtttaagttatcttggttaatgttaagtttatgtgacagttgtaataaagcttagctttatacttaggactatcaacataatatcaatgattagtatagaaggcgaaacatttcagcgtgtgcactcttgttatttttGTAATAAGCAAATTTCCATTTGAGACACTTAAAgcgcaatattttttattttacatatatttgaATAATCGTGACTTTTTCATATctcaggcaaagattaccttagccgtatttgacacaactttttggaattttggatactcaatgctcttcaattttgtacttgtttggctttataaatattttgatatgagcgtcactgatgagtcttatgtagacgaaacgcgcgtctgacgtactaaattataatcctggtacctttgataactattaacatctAATTTGATCTATCACAATTAATAGAGCAAGCAGACATTCTTTTGTCAATACAACCATGTTTCATGTCATCTgcttaaaaatatataacaaaaatcgATGCAAGTGATAATTCATCTTCCTTGAGCACGTGGGTAAGGTTGACCTGCAAAAGTTTTTTTGTGCTATTGATATGGTTCTGATCAGTGCTGGTGATCGTTGAACACATGTTCACACAAATGATTTTGACGTTTTctcaaataaaacatgaaaagaaatattttgattttcaatgGTTCAAAGGCAAGCAATTAAAATTGCTCCTATACGCTGTTCCAGTATATGTAACACAAACGTGCTCATTTTAAAATAATCTAGGacagaaaaaataaacaagtgtTTCTGGAGTCCGCCTTTGTTACCCAGAATCCGCATGATAAATTTTTGtgtgaaaaaataaaacgaaaCAATTTATCAATATGTGCATTTGATAACTTTAGACATGTCCTGGCTGGTTCTGTAATGGTGTGttctgattctgtgctggtgggtcctgatacagTACTGATAATTTATGGTAAGACGATAGTCCTATTTGATCCAAAAGTTTCAGAAGTAATCAATTGTTTTTTAAGTATGTACTTAGTTTTTCTAAGGGAAGCCATCCCGTCACACTTCCCCCACATCAAGAGTCATTATACTCTATAATGATGAtatcttcatcttttttatatttatattataacctGGCTAGGTATTTCTTCTAACCGTGGGTTTTTATTGTTGGGCGccaatgtaaccggagagcatgaattttattacaaaattgcttgtctccaccgggactcgaacccggaaCCTCTAAGTTACAAGGCAGCGTGTTTTTTCTCTTTGTTGAGGCAGCGCgttaaccgactgagctaaagaagtacttcatTAGCttaaccgcttacggctgactaagtatctactaagtttttctaagggaagcCATCCCGTCACACTTATATATCACGTTGTATTTGTTGTTGTGGTCGTCGACCGAAAAATCGTTCTCTGAAACCACAGGATCAAATGCCACCAAAAGAATTCTTTCTTGGGAAATTAAGTATGTAAATGGCATAAAAGGAAATGTTCAGAGATTAATACAGACAGCAGTTGAAGGTCTTTTCATCTCGCGTGTTGATCATTATCCTaactacttgatacaaactaaagattttataaaaatgtgaaaattttgaaaaagtaaaacCGTAACAAAAAGCGTGACAACTGCACGTCTCATTCCTGATCTAAATCATCATTGCATGTGGCTTTTCCTGGTTTTGGACATAATTGAATGATGATAATCGTGATTTTGGACATAATTGAATGTGGCTTTTCATGGTTTCGGACGTAAATGAATGCGGCCATTTATGGTTTCGGACGTAAATGAATGCGGCCATTTATGGTTTCGAACATAATTGAATGCTACTCGTGATTTAGAACATAATTGAATGCTACTTGTGGTTTCGAACATAATTGAATGCTACTCGTGGTTTCGAACATAATTGAATGCTACTCGTGGTTTCGAACATAATTGAATGCGACTATTCGTGGTTTTGAACATAGTTGATTATAAATTCTTGTAAGGTGCTTATTATAAATCAATACGATAAATCAAAAATGACACTAGTcccattaaaaaaataagaagatttataAGATTACTAGAAGATACTTGTAAAATTGCAGGCATGTGACTCGGATTACAGTTCATGTTCAAGACTCGCATTGTTAACTGATAAGTAACTGAATTGTAAATTGATTTCGTTTACTTTCTGTATTCATGTTCTCAGTGTTACCAGTCTTATTCCCGTTCAATTGGAATTTTCGAATATTAAAATAACACTTAAAACTTCTAATTATATATCTCGTGATAGGGTAGACTTAAACTGCCGGAGGCTGCAAACTTATTATCCTATATAACACAATCACACACAGTGAATTTTTTAAgttacacaggcaaatttcactcgCATCAACTTCACGTGattttaaattcatgtgaatctcacgtgaaattcacatgaatttcatcTCAAACAAGCTTATatgtgaaactcacgtgaaatcgttttttgtgagtttcatgtgaatctcacATGAAAATCACGTAAGTTTTTCtaatgtgaaattcacatgaatttttaaaatagagtaattcAAATAACATCTTTTTCAAGttcaattaaaatcatgaaaaatgtcgattttttgttgtaaacttcacgtgaaattcatgtgaaaaatttcacatgaaattcaGGTGAATCTCAATTCACATGAAATTCACGTGAACATTTTCACgcgagtttcatgtataagctcgtttgaggtgaatctcacgcgaaatttttcatgtgaatttcatgtgagattcatatgaaattcatgtgagcaaattttgcctgtgtatgCGTTTTAAATATAGATCAACATGTAAAGTCTGTCTATCGTGAAAGGCTCTCATTAAGAAATATTATATCTTtccgtttattttatttttcagaggaattcatgctattgcacaaAAAAGTTCTAAGTGTATTTTCATATACCATTACCGACTATTATGTGATAATTTGTCTAcagtttaaaagtttatatatatcTCGAAGCTCCATATTACAATTTTAGTATAAACACGTATAGAAGATGCAAAAAACCTAAATTATGTACCTGCATTAAGCTTTTAAAGTCcatagaaatattttaaattgcaaTTGACCATTTTTACCTTTCATTTCTTTAGTTTAATTTCAACTAGATAACAGCCTGATTTGATAACCAGCAACTCTCTAGATATTATTTAAGCTAAATATTTTATAGCAAATtggaaaataaaaagtaaatgttCACAGTTACTGATCACATGATATATATAACTTAGAAAACACTATACCGGTCTTTAATAAAATGTACTTCTTCCAGTGGTCAAAATTATTAATACAGATATTGCACCATTTTTAATTTCGCCTCAGTTCCCTCAGAAATCAACACTAATAATGAACAAAATCGGatattttatatgcatttttCTTACAAATATAAATCGCATTTAAATAAGTATCGTACATCTGCTGTTTACTAAACTCATAAGCTGAATATATTATTATCCTTAAAATGACATTATATATAATCcctcttttattttgtttcagtgTGTCATCCGGGTTCTTAAATATAACTAGAAATGAgagtaaataaaaaatgaatgaaaatctACAAGAACGCAATAATGAGAAGGACAAAGAGTGTTATAGTCCTTGGAATGATAGCTTGTTTACTGGTGTTTAAATCTTACTTTAATAACGGTAAGATTTTCAAACTGTTACTTAACTCGGGCAAGAATACGATCTTTTCTATCGGTCTTTATATCTTACTTTGACAACTGCAAGATTGTCTAACTGTTACTTAACTCAGGCAAAAATGATAGCTTTTTTACTGGTGCTTATATCTTACTTTGATACCGATAAGGTCGCCCAACTGCCACTTAAAGCAGGCACAATGTTACTGTTTTTTTCTCTACATAACAGTTGAAGCTGGAGCTATTCTGTACTATGAATCGATGGCACTTTCTTATCTTTATGAGCGTGCAAAAAACGTATGAAGCGATCTGAGTAAGATCTTGaatctttttcaaatgatttaaagAAGGAATTGAAAAAATCGATAAAATCTATTACACTTGTACTTTAATgtgtttatgtattttatttcaaatgctCGTAAAGGAGAGTCGAAAATATACCAGATGGAcatcaaaactaaaaaataaactgacaacgccatggcaaaaaataaaaaaatcaaaagagaccaatttttaagacaaaaaaacagTTGCAAAAACCCAACATGGTAAACTCAAGACTGAAAAACACAAAccttgagcaacacgaacccaatcaaaACTCTGGGGGTGATCATAGTAAAACTACATTCAACAGCAAATaatacaagcattagcctttcaaaaagggctagtcgactcttagctgatgaaaatggaaagtgctctcgctttgtagattaattcatttactagaatagccacgtgcatcaatcaacaaattttaccacacactatgaagtagtatatatcgtttaacgttattgtttacgaaactccagaagattcgactatttatagataaaagttacctgtgtacccaTATCATGAATAtacatgattaatgaccaggcaaaatctaattgctaaaatcgagaggacaaatccgatacttaTGGGATTGAAGGAcgtttactaggtttggattgtcctaaccaatcaataaactttaattattcacgtctcgtaatatcttccaatcaggtagcaagaaaaattcacgcactgactgtccatcgttcaattcttaatatcgactcctaatTAATCTGATACAAAAACTGCATTCAACATCAAGTAACATTTATCTGATAACAGGTATTTCGCATaatcattttttgtttgaattactATCGATTTTATGATTCTGATGCTTTGTGTTcatgataacaaaaatatatatttgcatttGCGCTATTACTTTTGAATGACATTGTATTTTATAGCAGTTTTGTTTATGACAGACCAATCTAGTAAAGAGAGTTTACGGTTAAAAGAGTTAACAGGTAAATAACATAGCTTATCATTAAAAATGGTATAAAATCAGTGACATAGGTACCAAGGGACAAAGGGTagcaaaactatgtttgacaccCCACATTTAAACACAAGCACACACACATacgtatatatttgaaatataaaaaataatgaaaacgaGAAAGGAGATTGACTTAGCAAATTTTCCTGTTCCTGAATCTAAATATCTATCGTTATGTGATGATCTATCTAATACTGTTAAATCCTTTATAGAATAAGTTAATAGATGTATCTCCCCTTATATGACGGAGTAAAAAATATCCCCGAAACAAAATACATACTGTATTTGTAAACCAATAGAGctgataaaacaataaaaatcttactttaaataaaaaattcttgTAGAtataagagtgccaatgagacaattctccatccaagtcacaatttataaaagtcaacCATTATAGATGAAAGTACGTTGTTCAActcggatccttggctcacaccgaacagcaagctataaagggcctacacaatgactagtgtaaaactattcaaaaaggaaaaacctatataaaaaacgagaaccGGGAAACACTTATCAAcagcatcaacaaacgacaactactgaacatcagattcctttataaatacatttcatTCTTGTCTGTACATTTCATTCTATTATACAATATAAGATGGCCAAACATCAATCTACTTTTATTTATAGTAAAACAATTAAAAGGTATCCTATCTATATATTTCAGACACTGACAATCATGTCCATCCCACACCCATTGTGATATTAACCTATATGAGAAGTGGTTCCTCTCTTGTCGGAGATATCTTACAGCAGAGTAaagatgtattttatttgtttgaaccACTCAGACTTCCACAGTTTAGACTAAGGAAGAAACAGCCCTACTATAGCCTTGATGGAAATGAAAGGTAAGACCATGCAACAATCAGAAAcgaaaagtaaaaacaaaatattaaaagtaaataaaagatAACCAACTCTGCCTAGTTTCGACTAAGGAAGAAACAGCCACACTTTAGCCTTGATGGAAATGAAAGGTAAGACCATGCAGCATTCAGAAacgaaaagtattttttttctattaaaagtaaataaaaaataaccaactctaataaaactgagaatggaaatggggaatgtgccaaagagacaacaaccctaccatagaaaaaacaacagcagaaggtcactattaggtcttcaatgtagcgagacattcccgcaccctaGTTTCGACTAAGCAAGAAACAGCCATACTTTAGCCTTGATGGAAATGAAAGGTAAAACCATACAACTATCAGAAAcgagaagtaaaaaaaaaagtattttcttagTCTTACTAGTTTTGAATAAGGAAGACACAGTCCTGCTACAGCCTTGATGGAACTGTATGGTAAGACTGTGCACAACAATCAAATACGAGAAGTAAGAACATTACACTCTACATTCTTAGTTGAGAAAAAAGACTGAACTCAAATAAACCGTCGTTATATACACCCTTTTTCTCaataaaacttttacaaataATTATCGCGATTAAAGTACACTCTTTTAACTTAAGGTGTTTCTCAACcgaaaattgtttaaagataGATGGAGCCCCCGTTTTGAAAATGCGCAAAGAAAGGTCCAGccttgtcaaatgataaaaaGTATCTGTCTCAAGTAAGGAACTCGCATTTGATTGTCGTTGTGTATATCTTTGTGCTTAGTGAACATTTGAATTCCACATTTTAAGAATTAAATACATAAGTTATAATGACAAATTTTGGAAACGCTGATGAAGTCCAGTAGTTGTGAGACATATTGCTATTTagatatttagattttaaataactAACATATACTCaaataatattaaaacttgaCAATTAATCATCAATACATTGTACTATAAATTACTGGAAATTTGCTGCTAGATATGCTTGTATAAAAGTCTGGATGATGAttacaaaatagagaataatgaaccAATACTGGAGAAAATTggcaaaaaaaacacaaagaataGATAAAAAAACAGCGACAAATTAAAGAATCCATACCCTCCTGTGTGTTTGTTTTCTTCTGATATATTTCATTTTCCCTGAAAATTGCTGCTAAATATGCTCGTTTGGATGATGTGTACAGAATATACAACAATGTGAACCAATACTGAAGAAAAATGGGGGAAAAACAAAGAATAGAGAAACAAAAACCTTCAAATTAAAGAATTCAGATAATCATCCTGTATGTTTGTTTTCTAATGATATATTTCATTTTCCTATCAGGTTATATAGCAGTTTCCTTGACGCCGGCAGAGATATTATAAGAAACTGGACAACATGTAGTTTATTTGGACTTCCGAACATTACCTGGAGCGATGGATTTCTTTCtaaaagcaaaaaagcaaaactATATAATGCTTGCAAACTGTTTGAATCAAACATGCTACCTGAAAACGAAACGATATATAGTTGTGTCAACATGCTAAAACAAGTATGCTTACAGGCTAACCACGTGGTGCTGAAAGTAATCCGTCTTCCGGTCGATCAGTTGGAACCATTGATGCAGGAATTCCCATCTATGAAAATTGTCCATCTTATTAGGGACCCGCGGGCAACAGTTTTATCACAAATGAAATTTGGAGTAATAACGGTAAAATCGTTCGTAACAAATGTTATAGACTTTTGTTCTAGAATATACAGGGATCTCGTAACTATTGACATATTATCAAAAAAGTATCCGGAAAGAGTTTCAACATTTTTCTATGAAGATCTTGCCAAAGAtcctttaaaaatgtcaaaacaattgTACAAATTCACAGGCATAAGTTACACACCGGAAGTggaaaaatatgttttcaatattaCAATGGCGGGAAAATCCGTCAATTGTGGGAATTTATGTACAATAAAATCTAATTCATCAAAAGCAGCAGAAGCTTGGCGGTCAAAGTTAAATATGCCAAAAGCTCGAATAATTGATAGGTCATGTAGACCTGTGTACCAACGGTTAGGATTCAGGGAAATAAAGAGTGAGGAAATGTTAAAAGATCACGAAATCCCTTTGAGAGTAGAACGTGAAAATCTAAATGACTATCGTTATGCATAATCCATCGCACTGGGGTAACCCGGTTTATTGTTCGTGTTAAGTGTATTTAACATGTTGCTGCGTAAAGGATTTTCTTTTACTATGTAAATCGGTTTGTGTCATGTCGTGTCATGTCATGTATTGATTTTTCTCTAGAAGAAGTATTTGCGCTTtttacttaaggatgtacttaggtgaaatttGAAAGATTTAAATTTGATTCTGTAAGTCAATAGAGCATACACTAAACATGTTCAAAGGTTTTGAATTTACTTTTcgatatatttcatttaaaaaaatgccgAGAAAAggctcggacttttaccttatatttgtattattattatttgggtTTCAAATCGATAGAAAAGAAATCTgaaatctgcttaaattttggtaaacaacattttatgagctattgaagttttatttgaaaaaagggtAATATGGGGCACACTATTTACTTTTGTATCATAGGGGGAAAATGagtctgaaaatctgacaaaaaattcTAAACCTACTAAGGACATCTTCAAGTTATtctaatacaaatgtatattgctAAAAATCAAAATGCAATTCCCAAATTTCTCAAAATTGATAAGATATTATCAAACTAAATGTCCTTTAGAATATATCTGTTTATCATCTGTAACTAACATTCGATATtgctaaaaatattttgaaacaataaatccttattttaaagatataaatacaCTTGGCGTTTGGTGAATTTTTACTCAGAATCACAAGtaacaaaaaaatctatttatttgaattaGAGAAAAAACAATGGTTtaaagtttatttgtttttcaccTTATCTAAGGATAGAGGATTTATCATTAGTATGTTATTGAAATTCAGGCAAGTgagtgtgaaaaataaaaaaaagttttgtaagtGATTTTGTCAgtgttatttatttatgtattgtgaTAAAAGGGAGagttttagcgctataaaaccaggttcaatccaccattgtctacatttgaaaatgcatgtaccaagtcacgaatatgacagttgttatgtgATGTGTTCTATTATTTAAATTTgcctttgattagggactttccgttttgaattttcctcggagctcagtatgtttgtgattaacattacaacatataaagacacactataaaatatcaattgaaatagcttaactcaatcataagacaaaataaaacaagtaaacatacaccaaactaataaattcaattatttaaagtaaatacaaaatcaattatataagggtgaataaataaaggcaacatttgTATACCAATATTAGgtatcaaacaattaaaaaaccaataaccttgaacaaaaagCTGCCATATACAATGAtaatgacatgaatatcaataatgtgttcatttttatatattcctGTATACAAAACATCGATTGTTTTGAAAGACTAAAGACGTTCTTATCCAggcgtagattaccttagcattatttgtcacaactttttggaattttggattctcaatgctctttaactttttacttgtttggctttataaagattttgatatgaacgtcactgatgagtcttatgtagacggaacgcgcgtctggcgtactaaattataaccctgtacctttgataactatttacaccaatgggtcgatgccactactggtggacgtttcgtctccgagggtatcaccagcccagtagtcaacacttcggtgttgacatgaatatcaataatgtggtcatttttatga is from Mytilus galloprovincialis chromosome 6, xbMytGall1.hap1.1, whole genome shotgun sequence and encodes:
- the LOC143080823 gene encoding carbohydrate sulfotransferase 1-like isoform X1, translated to MKIYKNAIMRRTKSVIVLGMIACLLVFKSYFNNAVLFMTDQSSKESLRLKELTDTDNHVHPTPIVILTYMRSGSSLVGDILQQSKDVFYLFEPLRLPQFRLRKKQPYYSLDGNERLYSSFLDAGRDIIRNWTTCSLFGLPNITWSDGFLSKSKKAKLYNACKLFESNMLPENETIYSCVNMLKQVCLQANHVVLKVIRLPVDQLEPLMQEFPSMKIVHLIRDPRATVLSQMKFGVITVKSFVTNVIDFCSRIYRDLVTIDILSKKYPERVSTFFYEDLAKDPLKMSKQLYKFTGISYTPEVEKYVFNITMAGKSVNCGNLCTIKSNSSKAAEAWRSKLNMPKARIIDRSCRPVYQRLGFREIKSEEMLKDHEIPLRVERENLNDYRYA
- the LOC143080823 gene encoding carbohydrate sulfotransferase 1-like isoform X2; amino-acid sequence: MKIYKNAIMRRTKSVIVLGMIACLLVFKSYFNNVLFMTDQSSKESLRLKELTDTDNHVHPTPIVILTYMRSGSSLVGDILQQSKDVFYLFEPLRLPQFRLRKKQPYYSLDGNERLYSSFLDAGRDIIRNWTTCSLFGLPNITWSDGFLSKSKKAKLYNACKLFESNMLPENETIYSCVNMLKQVCLQANHVVLKVIRLPVDQLEPLMQEFPSMKIVHLIRDPRATVLSQMKFGVITVKSFVTNVIDFCSRIYRDLVTIDILSKKYPERVSTFFYEDLAKDPLKMSKQLYKFTGISYTPEVEKYVFNITMAGKSVNCGNLCTIKSNSSKAAEAWRSKLNMPKARIIDRSCRPVYQRLGFREIKSEEMLKDHEIPLRVERENLNDYRYA